The following proteins come from a genomic window of Pseudomonas cichorii:
- a CDS encoding non-ribosomal peptide synthetase, whose protein sequence is MQELLESVKSLSARERKALAVLLKRQGVNLYAVTPIFKRESQEGSALSFAQQRQWIIWQLEPQSAAYNIPLALRLHGTLNVEALRRSVEHLIARHETLRTTFEQQGDDALQVVHPAGTFALNVDRLQAGETVEAYVEQEVQRPFDLQQGPLLRVKLLSLSDNEHVLILTQHHIVSDGWSMPIMVDELLRFYEACSQGREPQLAALPIQYADYALWQRNWLEMGEQERQLTYWKNQLGDQPPVLELPTDRPRPAVRTYGGARLNVELDGALPGRLKEVARQQGVTLFMLLLASFQTLLHRYTGQADVRVGVPIANRNRPETEGLIGFFVNTQVLKAEFDPQTTVVQLLQQIKQTALQAQAHQDLPFEQLVEALQPERDLSRSPLFQVAYNHQTQGRSEARQLPGLRLEYQVSDKHTAQFDLTLDTCEREDGLSASLIYATDLFEAATVERMADHWRNVLHAMTANLHQRIADLPLLSAAEREQTLQDWNREVAVFPSVQCAHQLIETQAARVPQAIALTLGNEQLTYDALNRRANQLAHKLREQGVGPDVRVGLAVERSLDMIVGLLAILKAGGAYVPLDPDAPQERLSYLMDDSGIALLLTQDHLLASLPVPSQVKTLSLNDSLEGYADSTPVNLTTPDNLAYVIYTSGSTGKPKGTLLPHHNLMRLFAATDDWFKFDDQDVWTLFHSYAFDFSVWEIFGALLHGGRLVIVPRDVSRSPEDFHALLAQEQVTVLNQTPSAFKQLMRVACDSEKSLALRSVIFGGEALDVTSLTPWFERFGDQSPQLINMYGITETTVHVTYRPITQADTLSAASPIGEAIPDLSWYVLDADFNPVALGCSGELHIGHAGLARGYHNRAALTAERFVPDPFSQDGGRLYRTGDLARYRAEGVIEYAGRIDHQVKIRGFRIELGEIEARLLAQASVREVTVLALDGQLAAYLVPQDSSIDPQTLREELKTSLKAHLPDYMVPTHFVVLDAMPLTGNGKLDRKALPKPDASQLQNSYVAPHSELEQQLAAIWADVLKVERVGLNDNFFELGGHSLLATQVISRIRQQLNLELSLRNLFEAQSLASFAQAADQGQSSQAPGFVKADRSQPLGLSYAQQRQWFLWQLEPESTAYNMPVALRLNGSLDLEALEQSFTALIARHETLRTTFRQNGEQAVQVVHPASAFRLVVEHLPAGQSLSVCVQQEVQRPFDLEQGPLLRVKLLNLGENEHVLVLTQHHIVSDGWSMPIMVDELVRLYEGYSQGHDVDLGELAIQYADYALWQRTWMEAGEQARQLAYWKEQLGDEQPILELPADRPRPAVQNHAGARLGLELESTLLDNLRDVARQEGVTLFMLLLASFQSLLHRHSGQNDIRVGVPIANRTRAETEGLIGFFVNTQVLRAEFDLHTTFRELLQQVKQTALQAQAHQELPFEQLVEALQPQRSLSHSPLFQVMFNHQSQGNAEVRELSGLSVQGLESDSHAAQFDLTLGTTEHAGGLSVGLTYATALFDIATIERMAEHWLTLLKAICINTRQRITELPMQSEAERQQILQGWNDSAAAYPSEQCLPALIEAQVQATPDAPALMLGSEQLTYRQLNSRANQLAHKLRELGVGPDVLVGVAVQRSLEQVVGLLAILKAGGAYVPLDPDFPQDRLAYMIEDSGLQLLLTQTALRERLPIPASVQSLCLDQAGDWLAGYSSENPINPAHPQNLGYVIYTSGSTGLPKGVTIGHQALVNFLHSMAEQPGLSAQDKVLSLTSLSFDIAGLELYLPLMRGASVVLLRPDENKDPQALLAVIEQQAVSVIQATPSTWRMLLDSAPAGALQGKTLLCGGEALSVELAQRLIDQAGHVWNVYGPTETTIWSARHDLTRCDDIWLGRPLANTRLHIVSDDINVLPIGTRGEMLIGGDGLARGYHQRAALTAERFIPDPFGPPGSRLYRTGDLTRYHADGVIEYVGRLDHQVKIRGFRIELGEIEARLQEHPGVHEGVVIDIDGPAGQQLVAYLVPAEEGQDPNTLRDELKAHLRAGLPDYMVPSHFVCLPHMPLTPNGKLDRKALPKPDASQLQRSYVAPSTEQERQIAEIWAQVLKVERVGLTDDFFELGGHSLLAARLISRIHSGLGVDVPLRLVFEKPQLNDFIQALESSGLSLTEDGLSDIEKMMNEMAGI, encoded by the coding sequence GTGCAAGAGTTGCTTGAGTCCGTAAAATCGCTGTCCGCCCGTGAACGCAAGGCGCTGGCGGTACTGCTGAAGCGACAGGGGGTGAATCTTTACGCTGTCACGCCAATCTTCAAGAGAGAGTCGCAGGAAGGTTCTGCGCTCTCTTTCGCCCAGCAGCGGCAATGGATCATCTGGCAGCTTGAACCACAGAGCGCCGCCTACAACATCCCCCTGGCCCTGCGCCTGCACGGCACCTTGAATGTCGAGGCCTTGCGCCGCAGTGTCGAGCACCTGATCGCCCGTCATGAAACCCTGCGCACGACCTTCGAGCAGCAAGGCGATGATGCTCTGCAAGTGGTGCATCCGGCAGGCACTTTCGCTCTGAATGTGGACCGGCTGCAGGCCGGTGAAACGGTCGAGGCTTACGTTGAACAGGAAGTGCAACGGCCCTTCGATCTTCAGCAAGGGCCACTGTTGCGCGTCAAGCTGTTGAGCCTGTCCGACAATGAACATGTGTTGATCCTGACCCAGCACCATATCGTCTCCGATGGCTGGTCGATGCCGATTATGGTCGATGAGTTGCTGCGTTTTTACGAAGCCTGCAGCCAGGGACGCGAGCCGCAACTGGCAGCGCTGCCGATCCAGTATGCCGATTACGCCTTGTGGCAGCGCAACTGGCTGGAAATGGGTGAACAGGAACGCCAGCTGACCTACTGGAAAAACCAGTTGGGCGACCAGCCGCCAGTGCTTGAACTGCCCACCGACCGTCCACGCCCGGCAGTGCGCACTTATGGCGGCGCACGCCTCAATGTCGAACTCGATGGCGCACTGCCGGGCCGTTTGAAGGAAGTGGCCCGGCAGCAGGGCGTCACCTTGTTCATGCTGTTGCTGGCTTCATTCCAGACTCTGTTGCATCGCTACACCGGGCAGGCCGATGTGCGTGTCGGCGTGCCGATTGCCAACCGCAACCGCCCCGAAACCGAGGGCCTGATCGGCTTCTTCGTCAACACCCAGGTGCTCAAGGCCGAGTTCGATCCGCAGACAACCGTTGTCCAGTTGTTGCAGCAGATCAAGCAGACTGCCTTGCAGGCTCAGGCTCATCAGGACCTGCCCTTCGAGCAACTGGTGGAAGCCTTGCAGCCGGAGCGTGATTTGAGTCGCAGCCCGTTGTTTCAGGTTGCCTATAACCATCAGACCCAAGGCCGTAGCGAGGCTCGCCAGTTGCCCGGTTTGCGTCTGGAATATCAGGTGTCGGACAAGCACACCGCGCAGTTCGACCTGACCCTGGATACCTGCGAACGCGAAGATGGTCTGAGTGCCTCGCTGATCTACGCCACTGACCTGTTCGAGGCAGCAACCGTCGAACGCATGGCCGACCACTGGCGCAATGTGCTGCACGCCATGACGGCCAATCTCCATCAGCGCATTGCGGACTTGCCATTGCTGAGTGCTGCCGAACGTGAGCAAACGTTGCAGGACTGGAACCGCGAGGTGGCGGTTTTCCCCAGTGTGCAGTGCGCTCACCAGTTGATCGAAACCCAGGCCGCTCGCGTGCCGCAGGCCATTGCCCTGACGCTGGGCAATGAGCAACTGACTTACGACGCACTGAACCGTCGCGCCAACCAACTGGCGCACAAGCTGCGCGAGCAGGGCGTTGGCCCGGACGTGCGGGTCGGTCTGGCGGTGGAGCGCAGCCTGGACATGATCGTCGGCCTACTGGCGATCCTCAAGGCGGGCGGCGCCTATGTGCCGCTGGACCCGGATGCCCCCCAGGAGCGCCTGAGCTACCTGATGGACGACAGCGGCATTGCCTTGCTGCTGACCCAGGATCACTTGCTGGCCAGCCTGCCGGTGCCGTCGCAGGTGAAAACCTTGTCGTTGAACGATTCGCTGGAAGGCTATGCCGACAGCACCCCGGTCAACCTGACGACACCGGATAACCTGGCCTACGTGATCTACACCTCGGGTTCCACTGGCAAGCCAAAAGGTACGCTGCTGCCGCATCACAACCTGATGCGCCTGTTCGCGGCCACCGATGACTGGTTCAAGTTTGACGATCAGGACGTGTGGACGCTGTTCCATTCCTACGCCTTCGACTTCTCGGTCTGGGAGATTTTCGGCGCCTTGCTGCACGGCGGTCGCCTGGTCATCGTGCCCCGGGACGTCAGTCGTTCGCCGGAAGACTTCCATGCCTTGCTGGCGCAGGAGCAGGTCACGGTGCTGAACCAGACGCCATCGGCGTTCAAGCAGTTGATGCGGGTGGCTTGCGACAGCGAAAAATCACTGGCCTTGCGTTCAGTGATCTTTGGTGGCGAGGCGCTGGACGTCACCAGCCTGACTCCCTGGTTCGAGCGCTTTGGCGACCAGAGCCCGCAACTGATCAATATGTACGGCATCACCGAAACCACGGTTCACGTGACCTATCGCCCGATCACCCAGGCGGACACCCTGAGTGCCGCCAGCCCGATTGGCGAAGCGATTCCTGATCTGTCCTGGTACGTGCTGGACGCGGACTTCAACCCGGTAGCGCTGGGATGCAGCGGTGAGCTGCATATCGGCCATGCCGGTCTGGCGCGGGGTTATCACAACCGCGCAGCCCTGACGGCCGAACGCTTTGTGCCGGACCCGTTCTCTCAGGACGGCGGTCGCCTGTATCGCACCGGCGACCTGGCCCGTTACCGAGCGGAAGGCGTGATCGAGTACGCCGGACGTATCGACCATCAGGTGAAGATTCGCGGCTTCCGTATCGAACTGGGTGAAATCGAGGCGCGCCTGCTGGCTCAGGCCAGCGTTCGCGAAGTCACCGTGCTGGCGCTGGACGGGCAACTGGCCGCGTATCTGGTGCCTCAGGATTCAAGCATCGATCCGCAAACCCTGCGCGAAGAACTGAAAACTTCACTCAAAGCGCATCTGCCGGATTACATGGTGCCGACCCATTTCGTGGTGCTGGACGCCATGCCGCTGACCGGCAACGGCAAGCTGGACCGCAAGGCCTTGCCGAAACCGGATGCCAGCCAGTTGCAGAACAGCTATGTGGCACCGCACAGCGAGCTGGAACAGCAATTGGCAGCCATCTGGGCGGACGTGCTGAAAGTCGAACGGGTCGGTCTGAACGACAATTTCTTCGAGCTGGGCGGCCACTCGCTGCTGGCGACTCAGGTGATTTCCCGGATTCGTCAGCAACTGAACCTCGAGCTGTCATTGCGCAATCTGTTTGAAGCCCAGAGTCTGGCCAGTTTTGCTCAGGCTGCTGATCAAGGGCAGAGCAGTCAGGCTCCGGGATTCGTTAAAGCAGACCGAAGCCAGCCGCTGGGCTTGTCCTATGCCCAGCAACGTCAGTGGTTCCTCTGGCAACTGGAGCCGGAAAGCACCGCGTACAACATGCCGGTTGCCCTGCGCCTTAACGGTTCGCTGGATCTCGAGGCGCTGGAGCAGAGCTTCACGGCGCTGATTGCCCGCCATGAAACCCTGCGCACGACCTTCCGCCAGAACGGTGAGCAGGCGGTACAGGTTGTCCATCCGGCGTCGGCCTTCAGGCTGGTGGTGGAGCATTTGCCTGCGGGCCAGTCCCTGAGCGTCTGCGTGCAACAGGAAGTGCAGCGCCCCTTCGATCTGGAGCAGGGGCCTTTGTTGCGCGTCAAGCTGCTGAACCTGGGCGAAAACGAGCATGTGTTGGTCCTGACTCAACACCATATCGTCTCCGATGGCTGGTCGATGCCGATCATGGTCGATGAACTGGTGCGTCTGTACGAAGGCTACAGCCAGGGGCATGACGTCGATCTGGGTGAGCTGGCGATTCAATACGCCGATTACGCCCTGTGGCAGCGCACCTGGATGGAGGCTGGCGAGCAGGCTCGGCAACTGGCCTACTGGAAGGAACAACTGGGCGACGAGCAGCCGATTCTGGAATTGCCTGCGGACCGGCCACGGCCAGCGGTGCAGAACCATGCCGGAGCAAGGCTGGGCCTTGAGCTGGAAAGTACTCTGCTCGATAACCTCAGAGACGTGGCGCGCCAGGAAGGCGTGACGCTGTTCATGTTGCTGCTGGCCTCGTTCCAGAGCCTGCTGCATCGCCATTCGGGACAAAACGATATTCGGGTTGGCGTGCCGATTGCCAACCGTACCCGCGCTGAAACCGAAGGGTTGATTGGTTTCTTCGTCAACACTCAGGTGCTGCGCGCCGAATTCGACCTGCACACCACGTTCAGGGAGCTGTTGCAGCAGGTCAAGCAGACTGCCTTGCAGGCCCAGGCTCATCAGGAACTGCCCTTCGAGCAATTGGTGGAAGCCTTGCAGCCGCAGCGCAGCCTGAGCCATAGCCCGTTGTTCCAGGTGATGTTCAATCATCAGAGCCAAGGTAATGCCGAGGTTCGCGAGTTGTCCGGGCTGAGTGTTCAGGGCCTTGAGTCGGACAGCCATGCGGCGCAGTTTGACCTGACCCTTGGCACCACGGAGCATGCAGGTGGCCTGAGCGTCGGGTTGACCTACGCCACGGCGCTGTTCGACATCGCCACCATCGAGCGCATGGCCGAGCACTGGCTGACCTTGCTGAAAGCCATCTGCATCAACACCCGCCAGCGAATTACCGAACTGCCGATGCAAAGCGAGGCCGAGCGTCAGCAGATTCTGCAGGGCTGGAACGACAGTGCTGCCGCTTACCCGAGCGAGCAATGCCTGCCTGCACTGATCGAGGCTCAGGTACAGGCCACGCCTGATGCGCCGGCGCTGATGCTGGGCAGCGAACAACTGACCTATCGCCAGCTCAACAGCCGCGCCAATCAACTGGCCCACAAGCTACGCGAACTGGGCGTTGGCCCGGATGTGCTGGTGGGTGTCGCGGTGCAGCGCAGCCTGGAGCAGGTGGTCGGCCTGCTGGCGATCCTCAAGGCGGGCGGCGCCTATGTGCCGCTGGACCCGGATTTCCCTCAGGACCGACTGGCCTACATGATCGAAGACAGCGGCCTGCAATTGTTGCTGACCCAGACGGCGCTGCGCGAGCGTCTGCCGATCCCGGCATCTGTCCAGAGCCTGTGCCTGGATCAGGCCGGTGACTGGCTGGCAGGCTACAGCAGCGAAAACCCGATCAACCCGGCGCATCCGCAAAACCTGGGCTATGTGATCTACACCTCCGGCTCCACGGGGCTGCCAAAAGGCGTGACCATCGGCCATCAGGCGCTGGTCAACTTCCTCCATAGCATGGCGGAGCAGCCGGGGCTGAGCGCTCAAGATAAAGTCTTGTCCCTGACCTCGCTGTCGTTCGATATCGCCGGGCTGGAGCTGTACCTGCCGCTGATGCGCGGCGCTTCGGTGGTGCTGTTGCGTCCCGATGAAAACAAGGACCCGCAAGCCTTGCTGGCGGTGATCGAACAACAGGCTGTCAGCGTGATCCAGGCCACACCGTCTACCTGGCGCATGCTGCTGGACAGCGCTCCGGCAGGCGCTTTGCAGGGCAAGACCTTGCTGTGTGGTGGCGAGGCCTTGAGCGTCGAACTGGCCCAACGGCTGATCGATCAGGCCGGGCATGTCTGGAACGTCTACGGGCCGACGGAAACCACCATCTGGTCGGCGCGCCATGACCTGACCCGCTGTGACGATATCTGGCTGGGTCGGCCTTTGGCCAATACCCGTCTGCACATCGTCAGCGACGATATCAATGTGCTGCCGATCGGCACCCGAGGCGAGATGCTGATCGGTGGCGATGGCCTGGCTCGCGGTTATCACCAGCGTGCTGCGTTGACCGCCGAGCGCTTCATTCCCGATCCGTTCGGCCCGCCCGGTTCGCGGCTGTACCGCACCGGCGACCTGACGCGCTATCACGCCGACGGAGTGATCGAGTACGTCGGGCGCCTGGACCATCAGGTGAAGATTCGCGGTTTCCGTATCGAACTGGGAGAAATCGAAGCACGCCTGCAAGAACACCCTGGGGTGCATGAAGGGGTGGTCATCGATATCGACGGGCCGGCGGGCCAGCAACTGGTGGCTTATCTGGTTCCTGCCGAAGAGGGGCAAGACCCCAATACCCTGCGTGACGAGCTGAAGGCGCATTTGCGGGCCGGTCTGCCGGATTACATGGTGCCGAGCCACTTCGTCTGCTTGCCGCATATGCCGCTGACCCCCAACGGCAAGCTGGACCGCAAGGCTTTGCCCAAGCCCGATGCCAGCCAGTTGCAGCGTAGTTATGTCGCGCCATCCACCGAGCAGGAACGACAGATCGCCGAGATCTGGGCGCAGGTGCTGAAGGTCGAGCGTGTCGGCCTGACTGATGACTTTTTCGAGCTGGGCGGGCACTCGCTATTGGCAGCCCGGCTCATTTCCAGAATCCATTCAGGCCTTGGGGTCGATGTGCCCCTGCGCCTTGTTTTCGAGAAACCGCAATTGAACGACTTTATCCAGGCACTGGAGAGCAGCGGCTTGTCGCTGACCGAGGACGGCTTGTCCGATATCGAAAAAATGATGAATGAAATGGCGGGTATCTGA